Proteins from a genomic interval of Hydrogenophaga sp. PAMC20947:
- the hpnD gene encoding presqualene diphosphate synthase HpnD: MTPQDYAQQKAAASGSSFYYAFLFLPPERRAAITAFYAFCREVDDVVDETRDLGVAQTKLAWWRQEVGQAFEGQPNHPVTQALMPHAPVFGIESRHLLAVIDGCQMDLDQNRYLDFANLQQYCHLVAGIVGEVAARIFGQTQPATTDFAHRLGLAFQLTNIVRDVGEDAARGRIYLPVNDLQRFDVKAHELLKRGPGPGGDTADFERRFKALMAFQCQRALQTYDEALVMLPEADRRSQKPGLMMASIYRTLLHEIAAEPVLVLTQRVSLTPLRKLWLAWKVQALGRL, translated from the coding sequence ATGACCCCACAAGACTATGCACAGCAAAAGGCAGCGGCTTCCGGCAGCAGCTTTTACTACGCCTTCCTCTTCCTGCCGCCTGAGCGCCGGGCAGCGATCACCGCCTTTTACGCGTTTTGTCGCGAGGTAGACGACGTCGTCGACGAAACACGGGACCTGGGTGTGGCGCAAACCAAATTGGCCTGGTGGCGCCAGGAAGTGGGTCAGGCCTTTGAAGGACAGCCCAACCATCCGGTGACGCAGGCATTGATGCCCCACGCGCCGGTCTTCGGCATCGAGTCGCGGCATCTCCTCGCGGTGATTGATGGCTGCCAGATGGATCTGGACCAGAACCGCTACCTCGACTTCGCCAACCTGCAGCAGTACTGCCACCTTGTCGCGGGCATCGTCGGCGAGGTCGCCGCACGCATCTTCGGACAAACCCAGCCAGCCACGACCGACTTCGCCCACCGGCTCGGCCTGGCCTTTCAGCTCACGAACATCGTGCGAGACGTTGGCGAAGATGCCGCGCGTGGGCGCATCTATTTGCCGGTCAACGACCTGCAGCGCTTCGATGTCAAAGCCCACGAACTGCTCAAGCGCGGTCCTGGCCCCGGGGGCGACACGGCGGATTTCGAACGCCGATTCAAGGCCCTGATGGCATTCCAGTGCCAGCGGGCGCTGCAAACCTACGATGAAGCCTTGGTCATGCTGCCCGAGGCCGACCGGCGTTCGCAAAAACCCGGCCTGATGATGGCCAGCATCTACCGAACCCTGCTGCATGAAATTGCGGCAGAACCCGTGCTGGTGCTCACACAGCGGGTCAGCCTCACGCCGCTGCGCAAGCTCTGGCTGGCCTGGAAAGTCCAGGCCCTGGGCCGCCTGTGA
- a CDS encoding divalent cation transporter, producing MGALGWMLLWTLAAGACIPLGGWLASVERIRPKWLEQELRHFVMAFGGGVLLAAVALVLLPQGIGALGQQPWAVVAWIMAGGVGFFALERWLGMHQQAAPQLLAMLLDFVPEALALGGIFISGSPAGPLLAVLIGLQNLPEGFNAYREMVAKGRTSSEVLKRMVLLAGLGPLLAWGGWTLLASEPQVLGSLMLFSSGGLLYLVFQDIAPQAVLRRHWFPSLGAVSGFSLALLGQLLFAA from the coding sequence ATGGGTGCGTTGGGCTGGATGTTGCTGTGGACCCTCGCGGCCGGCGCCTGCATTCCCCTGGGCGGCTGGTTGGCGAGCGTGGAGCGGATACGACCAAAATGGCTGGAACAGGAGCTGCGGCATTTTGTGATGGCTTTTGGCGGCGGCGTTTTGTTGGCCGCAGTGGCCCTGGTGTTGCTGCCCCAGGGCATCGGTGCCTTGGGGCAGCAGCCCTGGGCCGTGGTCGCTTGGATCATGGCCGGCGGCGTTGGCTTTTTTGCGCTGGAGCGCTGGCTGGGCATGCACCAGCAGGCAGCGCCTCAACTGCTCGCGATGCTGCTGGACTTTGTGCCTGAGGCCCTGGCCCTGGGCGGCATTTTCATTTCGGGGTCGCCAGCCGGTCCTTTGCTGGCGGTGTTGATCGGCTTGCAAAACCTTCCCGAAGGCTTCAATGCCTACCGCGAAATGGTCGCCAAAGGTCGCACATCCAGCGAAGTGCTCAAGCGGATGGTGCTGCTGGCCGGACTCGGGCCCCTGCTCGCCTGGGGCGGCTGGACTTTGCTGGCATCGGAGCCGCAGGTATTGGGCAGTCTGATGCTGTTTTCTTCGGGGGGGTTGCTTTACCTGGTTTTTCAGGATATTGCGCCCCAGGCGGTCTTGCGGCGCCATTGGTTCCCGTCGCTGGGGGCGGTCAGTGGCTTCAGTCTTGCCTTGCTGGGTCAACTGTTGTTCGCCGCCTGA
- the hpnC gene encoding squalene synthase HpnC yields MPDALPPHTPPAEAAPLSGQVGHYENFPVASWLCPPALRPAVAAIYHFARTADDIADEGPASAEERLADLAEYRACLTATLSPSTNGAPPRWRTVFEPLALAVRTHDLPTELLRDLISAFEQDVRFTASAQGYAHLDELLAYCKLSANPVGRLMLHLYGVNDSVSLTQSDRICSALQLINFWQDLSEDLPRGRHYLPADLLDRHGLQRQDFLPGAVVEPAVDVRRQKLVARLCDDARARMSEGAPLALRLPGRAGWELRLVVQGGLRILDKVSRQRHRSWEKRVKVGKLDVPILLWRSLWMG; encoded by the coding sequence ATGCCAGACGCCCTCCCGCCGCATACCCCACCCGCTGAAGCCGCGCCACTGTCGGGCCAAGTGGGCCACTACGAGAACTTCCCTGTCGCTTCATGGCTGTGTCCGCCGGCGCTGCGCCCAGCGGTGGCGGCGATCTACCATTTCGCCAGGACAGCGGACGATATCGCCGACGAAGGGCCTGCCAGCGCCGAAGAACGTCTGGCCGATCTCGCCGAATACCGGGCCTGCCTCACCGCGACGCTGTCACCCTCGACAAACGGTGCGCCCCCCCGATGGCGCACCGTTTTCGAGCCCCTGGCTCTGGCCGTGCGCACCCACGACCTGCCCACCGAGTTGCTGCGCGATCTGATCAGCGCCTTCGAACAGGACGTCCGCTTCACCGCCAGCGCACAGGGATATGCGCATCTCGACGAGCTGCTGGCGTATTGCAAGCTTTCCGCCAACCCGGTGGGCCGCTTGATGCTGCACCTGTATGGCGTCAACGACAGCGTCTCGCTCACCCAAAGCGATCGCATTTGCAGCGCGCTGCAACTGATCAATTTCTGGCAAGACCTCAGCGAAGACCTGCCCCGAGGCCGCCATTACCTGCCCGCCGACCTGCTGGACCGGCATGGCCTGCAACGGCAGGATTTTTTGCCCGGCGCTGTCGTTGAACCCGCCGTGGACGTTCGCCGCCAAAAGCTGGTGGCTCGCCTGTGCGACGACGCCCGGGCGCGCATGAGCGAGGGAGCCCCGTTGGCACTGCGCTTGCCGGGTCGTGCGGGCTGGGAGTTGAGACTGGTTGTGCAGGGCGGCCTGCGCATCCTCGACAAAGTGAGCCGGCAACGCCACCGCAGCTGGGAGAAGCGGGTCAAAGTCGGCAAGCTGGACGTCCCGATCCTGCTGTGGCGCTCGCTCTGGATGGGTTAG